The Erinaceus europaeus chromosome 17, mEriEur2.1, whole genome shotgun sequence nucleotide sequence aggggggggggacacaaaaACCTCTAGGACTGGtggaggtaccaagccccagcaataacaccagaaacagaaaaacaaacaaacaaaaaacaataaaaaactttgtgagaactatggttatttTGTGGTGGGGGTAAGGGTGTCACATAACTCTGGTCGTGGGTGTAATGTGcaactatacccttgtaatcttaccatcttgtCAGCCATTATCATATCACTGATAATAGTGAAAAAAGTTCATCCCAGCTGtaaactcatttttttatttaagaaaataacattaaaaaaaaaaagtcaacctaaactggagttggtgtattgcaccaaagcaaaagattctggggtgggtgtgtggtagagtcctggaaaatgatgacagaggacctagtgggggttttattgttatgtgtaaaactgagaaatgttatgcatgtagaagctattgtatttactgtggaatgtaaaacatgaatccccaaaaagtaaatttaaaaacataaaaataaaaattaaaagaaaatatgaaagagggggaaaaaaccgtcaacagagagagtcagagtgaCAGCCTGTGGAACATATCTGGCAGCAACATTCTAgcaaaggggtgggggctgggggccaggcgccCAGGTGATGACCTCTGAGCCTTTGTTGCTTGCTTGCCTGGCCACGCCCCTTCTCCAGGTTGCCCAGATTTTCTCTCTGAATCCTGAGAGTGCAGGAGGGCAGGAACCTAGCTCCTCTGTAACACTGCCCTTCTGGGAGTCTTGCCCAAAGTACTGAGCCcagggggtgtggaggggaggcTAGGAAGAGCCTTTgcccttatattaaaaaaaaaaaaaaaaattcaaatcgcTCATTCAGTTATAGCGTAATTTCGAGGCACAGTCGGAAGTCAGACAACCCCCGTGCCTGCCTTGGTGGGCGAGCCCCACCGCCCACCTCCTTTGGGAGGGTGGGCATCATGCGCCCTGCGGACAAGACAGGCCTCGGCCCTTCTGCCGCCATGGGCGCCACTGCAGAAGAGTTGACGATCTGGAGACAGCACATGAATAAGAACAAGCTGCACACCCTAGCTCGGCTGAGCCGGGATGGTAAggacaccacccacccctctgtgtccctctccgtgGGCAGGCTGGCTGGGCTGGGGGGCGGGTAGGAGGAATCCACACTATGACAGCCTGGGGTGCCCCAAACTCTTATATGATCTGTATACTGGCACCAAGTCTGTGTCCAATAAATGCCACTCAACACAGCCACCTCCTGGCTTCCTGGCCAGGACTAGACAGCCGGTggcgtccctgattcctggggttGTGTTGTGTTAAGAAACTGGGGTGaggagggcccaagttcaaggccccagttcccaccttcagagggtggagattttaggagcagtggagtagtgctgcaggtatctcttcagtttctcttgcactttctctctccccctctgttggaaAGTAAGGAGGGGGAAACCATAAAAAGAGCTGCTTAATGTttgggagaggaccagagcagcatCCCCTAGAAGACTTTCTAGGCTTGTTTGAAAGAGGATGCTGATCTCTTGGCAAAACAGATGCCTCAAGAATGGCACCACCACTACCATTAAGTCACTGGGCTCTTGCCCAGACTCTCACTAAATGATGTGAGATGAACCAGGAAGAggcatctcttctttcccttccctgacATCTATTCAACttccatatttttataagaactttatTCTGCTGTCAGGAACAGGAGTGCTATGGTGTTTTGGTTCACTGTCAGTCGTCTTCCTCTGTGGGACATTTAATTACTTTCCCAGCTTTCACATTTCCATTAAATTatagttaaaacatttcttactAAACATCAGCTGATTTTTCTCCCAGAAACAAATTCTGAAATTAAACATCACAGGTAATGATTTTAtaggtcttctttttaaaaaatatttttaaattatttatttacttatttccttttgttgctcctgttcttttattgttattgttgttgctattaatgtcatagttattgaatagggcagagagaaatggagagaagaaaaagatagatagctgcagcagacctgcttcaccctttcaacccactgcactaccgcccgactcccgatgttatgtgtcttaagaaatctatgcctgggcaaatttctcagtttttttcttgatttctttctaaattttggtAGTATTCTTTTCATCAAGCCATTTGGAGAGCCCATTCTGTGGCTTGGTGTGGCTAGAGGTCAGTTGCCTGGGAGATGAGTATGTCACAAAGGCCACTCTGACTGCCAGTCAccaggtcataaaggtggacattGTTGGGGAATCAGTATGTGACAAAGGTCAGCCTGGATGCAAAGTcccaggtcataaaggtggacattgcccagcaccaccaagtgTATGGCTGTGTGCTGGGTACTGGGGAACTGATCAAAGTCAAACATTTTGAATTTATAACCTAGTGTTGGGAGATACACAAAACCCAGTAAGCACAGATATAAATGCACATGTATAGTGAGTGTGAGGAGTAATTTGTATGGTTATAaggaatgcttttttttaaatttccttattgggggattaatatattcatttaacagtaaatacagtagtttgtagatgaataacatttctcatgttttccacataacaatacaacccctctgccatcatattccaggacctgaactacaagaaagacatttacagagggcgagggtggggtatgtttcaaggctgactaaagaagggggagatgtgaagtgagaatcaggatcagtggagcaggaggggaagattttttttttttttttttttggtagagggaacaaggagaacaaacacaCTTAACTGAGGGTGGATGGACAGTTTgtggaaggaggtgaaagacaacactatggctgctgtctgactgggcatggaagtatgtgattttttttcccaccaaggttatagTTAGGGTGTAATGTTGGTAATACAAAGTCAGAACTCCTGGCagcaatattttccttttcttttttaataggacatcagaatttagagagtagggagagagaaagatagacacctgcagtcctgcttcagtgcttgtgaaacattcccactgcaggtggagagccaggactcaaactcaggtccttgcacaaaaaactatgtgcacttaacccagccaaAGTGTTTGCTTAATGAGAGGAAAAAGTCATGTTATTCGGGGCACTGTCAGTCACATCACATAGGTTGGCATTGAGGATAATCCTAATGAGGGGGTAGAAGAGAAGTGAACCCCCAAGATCTGTGCTGGGAAACACTGGCTCAGGTGGCAGTGTGGAGAATTAAGTGGATGTCAGGATTGCCTTTATGAGTGATCTAAGTGAcagctcaggtggtggcacagtgaataagatgttggactctgtttcatgtatttgttatttgtttgcaTAGAGAGTACAAAAGTTCACAAGAACAAAGTTTCATTTAAGgagttggaggctgggcttgaacctggatagcacacatggcaaagtacttCAGTGTCCAAGGAAGCATTTTGCTGGCCCAGGTTGTTGGATTTTCAAGCTTGAAGTCTCAAGAATAATTCCATGACATCCTATGCGCAAAAATGGttctctgattctgtctctttctctctactaattCTTTTCCTCGTAGGGTTCCCCCCTCCGCAGCCCTCCCCCATGTTTTaaactttaatcaggaaaatgaaaaggccacaCACTAGAGAAGCATGTGGGCCACTCAGGCAAAAATGGATGACCTAACGTGGAACAATTGTTTCCTTTCAGAGTTAtctaagagagaaaggatggcGATTTGGCCTGAATTGGTAGAATGAAATGTAGAGAGTGGACAGACTTAAAGGACAGATGTGAAAATCTATTGGTTACAGTGATGTAGTAAATGATAGGATATAGCAGAAAGGAACTTTCCAAGCAGCTTTTGAGTTTGGATCTATGCAAGTGAATCAAGTGATGATGCTATTCGTCGAGAGCAAAAGCCTACATCAAAGACAAGATTTAAAGGAAGCCCGATTCTGGCTTTAAGTGAGTTAGGTgtggtttttcccagagcactgatttttgttggcttatggctgtgctgggaattgactgttggacctcagagcttcaggcttgagtctttttgtataaccattgtgctatttatttcTCCAGTCCAAGCATATCGATTGTGGGATATTCAGGTAGGAAGTCACATGCATAGGATCAAAAATGTGattttgtgtgagtgtgttggtggtagagagttggggggagggaaccTTGGCTTTTGAATTTGCCTTTGGCAGAGATTGGCATAGTGATGGTTGGCAAGGCCCTGGGCATGATGTAAGCAGAGGGGATGGAGGGAAATAAGAGAATGTGGAGCTAGACCTCAACAAGCTCCAACACTGATGCCTAAATTGAGCTAGTGAACCTGCTGagggaactgagaagaaatggCATAGAGACACAGGGAATCCCAAGAGAGAATGGTGCCACAAAGCCATCCTTTGATGCCACAAGCCCTCATCGCCAGGGCACAGTGGGTGCATGCCAGGTGAGCTTGTCGGCAAGGTAACAGTGTCAGTGACTCCTGCAAAAACCTCACGGTTGAAGGACAGACAagtattttcaaatataaaagtCATATTCCAATTCTCTGACACACTGGCATATTGGGGCATCAGAAAAACTAGTTCAATACCAAGTCTGTAAGGTTTCCAAGTCTATTCCAACTGAACTGCAGAGGACTGAAACTGTTCTAGAGGGCACCAGGTGGTATCCCACgggcttatgtgcacatagtgcaaactgcaaggagctGCACAATGATCCTGTTTCAACCCCTTGGTTCTCCACgagcaggggggtcaattcacaagtggtaaagcaggtctgcaggtgcctttctcttctctgcactattttctcctctcaatttctctctgtcctatccaaaaaaagaaaaaaaggaaagaaaaaaaggtgtccaggagcaatgggttcatagtgcaggcactaagctccaatagccctggaggaaaaaaaagaaaaacttcttggAGTGAATACTGTGCATGTGTTCTCTGTCTTCAATGAGAAGTAGGAAATATCAGGTCAAAGGAATTTAATGCTGCTCTTATTAGGACATCTATTAGATTCTTAAAAGCAAAACCACACAGTGGATTTGTATAGTATCCAGATGAAGAAACACGACTCTTACATTTCCAATTTAGCTCTCACAAGCCTTTCTACTAGCATTTGGTTGCAAGAAATACTGTTTCTCTGGGTCCCAACTaggtcatttcctttttgaatAGATGTGTTTCCTGAAATCTGAGCTGCCTGCCTCAAATCTACATAAAAGACAGTAGGTTTGACGCACTAACTTGGAAAGGGCTCCCCTATATCCAGATAGTGAGATTCTATTTTATTCCTGTGTATATTTGATTGTGATGAAATTTTAACTTGGGGGGTACAAGTTGGACTAGGTTGGAGAATCTTCTTTTGTGCTTAGCTTCCAGGAGGAGAATTCTTTTGGTAATGAAAATATGATAGGATAGAGGAAATACCTGAACAGATTCAGAGCTTGTCTGGAGGTTCaatcaggggagcacagctactcatataccttcACCCAAAGACCGGTCACCTCTACTTAGGGAAGGCCATCCTCCTCGACAGAGCACACGGCTTTGGGAGGGTCACACATGGAGTGATGATGGagcaaggggacacccacctaaccAGGCAGATGAGCCAAATCAACCTGGcattcaatggggtgacagatgtcacaaccagatcgccctcacattccCTGATCAGTTTTAATACATTAATTAGCCATGATTTAGACCATGGTTTAGAGAATAGGGCAAAATCTTAGTCTTTGACTGACTTACTTTTAGTACTTGGCTTACCATAACATATGTTTTGGGGTAGGTTTCCACCACCCAGTTTGTCTCCAATGTCCATAAGAGCAATTACTAGTTCTCCTTCAACAACCTGTACTTCAGTCCTAGGACATCAGAAAAAAACTGTGTATAACTTCCACATACTGGAAGTGAAAgactgtggtatctctgtctcgggtagtggtttgggggtgggggaatattCCAGTGAATTGAGCAGTTTGCTTTATTCCATAAAGATTTCCTTCAAGTACATATCATGATGTACTATTTATTACATATTTACAGAGCTTAGCAGGGGTAAAGTTAAACAATCAGGGAAACTGACTTTCAGGAAGGAccttatttctgtctgtttctagctatgaatgacttgctatttgaaggagtcttttgcatttgcatttggatagtgacagggtatttacataaatcaaattgtgtttttgttttctttgaatttcagaaGTCTCTATGATATGGAGCCACGTTTCTGACTTTATTCTACGACAGCTGAGGCTGCAAAAGGTAGGACTTCGGAAGGTGACTTGACAGTAGAGCACTGACCCTGCACACATGCCTGAGGTCTTGAGTGTGAAGCCTGGCACTGGCTGtgttggagtggtgctctggtatcatgctctctcatctctctgtctctctctgtctctgtctctgtctgtctgtctctctctctctctctctctctatatatatatatatatatatatatatatgcaactataGCATCCCTATAGTTTCTCTTAATATTATAGCTTtcgagctagaaatggacctaatctatgatcctgtaattcctctcctggagacatatcctaaggaacacaacacacccatccaaaaagatctgtatacacatatgttcttggcagcacaagttgtaatagccaaaacctagaagcaacccaggtgtccaacaacagatgagtggctgagcaagttgtggtatatatatattaaagtactaCTTAACTATAAAAGTGGTGACTTTGGGAgtaaggctgtagcgcagcgggttaagcgcaggtggcgcaaagcacatggaccggcataaggatcccggttcgaaccccatctccccacctgcaggggagtcacttcacaggcagtgaagcaggtctgcaggtatctgtctttctctccccctctctgtcttcccctcctctctccatttctcctgtcctatccaacaacgataacaacaataataactacaacaataaaacaacaagggcaacaaaagggaataaataagtaaaataaaaaataaaaaaagtggtgacttcactgtttacagccaatcttggatggaccttgaaaaattcattttaagtgaaataagtcagaaacagaaggattaatatgggttgctctcactctcaggcagaagttgaaaatcaagatcagaaaggaaaacacatgtagaacctgaactggaatgggtgtattgcaccaaagtaaaaaactctagggtgggtgggtggggagaatacagatcaaagaaagatgacagaggacttaaggggggttgtattattatatggaaactgggaaattttattcatgtacaaactattgaatttactattgaatttaaaacattaatttcccaataaggaaattttttaagaaagaaaaatatagcctTTGAATTGGTTATATTTTATGCAAACATCATTTGAAAACTTTTAGTCTAAAATTCTCTCAGGATTCGTCTTTATCATCCCTTCAGAGAAGTCAGCATGTGGTTCTTTTCTTCCCACCTTCTGTTTGCTTCGTTTCTAGGGGGTCTACATACCTGCTTTTGggacatttacttttatgaggcaaaaactagatgctgggaacaggtttaGCTCTATCCAGATACCGATCTTTATCATGTCAGAGAAGCTATTGCAGCTGCATGGACTACGACAAACTAAGGTCCACACACCTGGTAAGTAGCTCTACTGGCTAAACCTTTCCCATTAAAAGAGAGACAGTTATTTCTGAGTATCTGCCATCTGCTCACTGTCTTTCCCCCACACAactgtccttttctcttccagGGGATATTCCCGTTGTACCACTGAATTTTATCATGGTTGCCATAGCGGGGCATTATAGCAGGGACACAGTCGAAGGATGCATTAAAGAAACTCTGCAGCTCTTATCACGATCAATCTGCACACGAAAGAAAGTTGAATTTACTTTCCAAGGAATCGGTATCCTTACAAttgaaaatgacaaagtaaaaatgaaattttttcagGACTTCTTGTCTGCAGTGGATACAAGTGGCAATCTGGAAAAAGGTATTGCAAAGGTAATGTTGACCTTctaattatttctctttcttacagTTCTGAATTGTCTATAGAGGTGTCACCCTTCAGTGTTGGCCTGTCTTAGATGACAAGTGCCCCTTGGGCAAAGAAAGGCTTGATTCTAAGTGTCTTACTCAGATAAAATGGCCAGAAGGATAAAACATCTGAAGGACTGAGCCAGGGACAGGGGAAAATATGGTTTAAAAGTATCTTACTGAgagttgggaagtagtgcagcgggttgagcacagtaggcccaaagtgcaaagactggcatgaggatcgtggtttgagtctgcaggtgtctatcattctctccccgtctctgtcttcccctcttctctccatttctctctgtcctacccaacaacaaagacttcaataaggacaataactacaacaataaaacaacaagggcaataaaaagagaataaataaatataaaaatagataaaagtatctcacccacataatttcttttttattatttttattgaggaattaatgttttatattcaacaataaatacaataatttgtacatgcataacatttctcagtcttccacataacaatacaatccccactaggttctaTGTCATCCTTTTGGAACCTGTACTCAACCACCACTGCACCAGGGAATGTTTTACGTTgtggcagtacaccaactccagttcggtttctacttgtgttttctgatcttgtttttaagcgtcttcctgagagtgggatcatccatattcatccttctgtttctgacttctttcagttaacatgatttcttcaagccccatccaatatGGGTTtacaatggtgaaatcaccatttttaatagctgagtggtattccattgtgtatatagaccacaacttgctcagccactcaactgatgttggacacctgggttgcttccagtttttggctattacaaattgtgctgccaagaacataggtatacacaaatctttttggatgtgcatgttgggttccttaggatatatccccaggagaggaattgcaggatcatagggtaggtccatttctagccttctgagagtactccagactgttctccacagaggttggactaatttacattcccacctgcagtgcaggagggttcctttgaccctacaacctctgtaGTATTTGTTGCGCTACCTTTTTTgaagtatgacattttcataggagtgaagtgggatctattggttgtctttatttgcatttctctgccagtcaaagacttggagcattttttcatgtgtttctcatccttttggatctcttctgtggtgaatattctgtctatgtcttctccacatttttggatggcttcatttgttttcttgtggttgaggctggtaagctctttatatattttggttattagcctcttgtttgatgcagGGCATGTgacaatcttctcccattctgtgaggggtctcttggtttgggtattgctttttttgctctgcagaatctttttaatttgatgaagtccgataggtatatatttgccttagtctactttgtaactggattcatttcattgaagatgtctttaatatttatgtggaaaagagttctgccaatattttcctctaagtatctgatagtttctggtctaacatccaagcccctgatccatttagaatttacttttgtgtttggtggttcacattcattcctctgcatgtttcaacccattttcccaacaccatttgttgaagagactctgctttcccccttttaatagtctgggcacctttgtcaaagactagatgtccagtgtgtgggggcttacttctgggttcttggttctattccactgggcagtgtgtctattcatgttccattacctaGAAGGTTTGATTACAAGGACCCCATAAAACAATTTGAGGTCAGGGAGTGTgatcctccagttctgttctatcttctcaagattatttttgacaattataggtctttttggttccagataaacatttgtagaattcgttttatACTCCTACAAGATGTGTATGgattcttgatggggatagcattaaatttgtatatggccttgggcagtatattcattttaatgatgataattcttccaacccttgaacatggaattatctttccacttctttgtgtctttttcaatttccttgattagtgactcacaattttagTATACAagcatttcacttctttggttaggtttattcctagatattttatttttttgttcttgttgttgctgtaggaaaaggaattgatttctcgatttttcttcttctaacatagtgtttgcacagaggaatgccactgaatttgaatattaattttgcagcctgacaccttactgtattgcttaatgatttcctaaagcttctGGCTGGATTTCCTAGgtttatctatgtatactatcatatcatctgcaaatagggagaatttgacttctcttacaatatgtatgcctttaattccttgctcctgc carries:
- the LOC132534053 gene encoding coiled-coil domain-containing protein 81-like — encoded protein: MRQKLDAGNRFSSIQIPIFIMSEKLLQLHGLRQTKVHTPGDIPVVPLNFIMVAIAGHYSRDTVEGCIKETLQLLSRSICTRKKVEFTFQGIGILTIENDKVKMKFFQDFLSAVDTSGNLEKGIAKVMLTF